One Rhodospirillales bacterium DNA segment encodes these proteins:
- the groL gene encoding chaperonin GroEL (60 kDa chaperone family; promotes refolding of misfolded polypeptides especially under stressful conditions; forms two stacked rings of heptamers to form a barrel-shaped 14mer; ends can be capped by GroES; misfolded proteins enter the barrel where they are refolded when GroES binds), giving the protein MAKEVKFSTEARDAMLRGIDVLADAVKVTLGPKGRNVVIDKSFGAPRITKDGVTVAKEIELSDKFENMGAQMVREVASRTNDEAGDGTTTATVLAQAIVREGVKSVAAGMNPMDVKRGIDEAVKTVVADLEKRAKPIKTNAEIAQVGTISSNGETDIGAMIAQAMDRVGKEGVITVEEAKGLQTELEVVEGMQFDRGYLSPYFITNAEKMICEMDDPVILLHESKLSSLQAMLPLLEKVVQSGKPLLIIAEDIEGEALATLVVNKLRGGLKVAAVKAPGFGDRRKAMLQDIAILTGGQVISEDLGIKLESATMDMLGSAKRVSISKEECVVIDGTGKKKAIQDRCGQIRAQSEETTSDYDREKLQERLAKLAGGVAVIKVGGATEIEVKERKDRVDDALNATRAAVEEGVVPGGGAALLYAIKSLDKTKTQNDDQQVGVEIVRRAIQAPAKQIAENAGADGGVVVGKLLEAKGDTKGFNAQTGVYEDLVKAGIIDPKKVVRTALQDAASVAGLLITTEAMVADKPEKGGAAGAAPAMPDMGGMGGMGGMGGF; this is encoded by the coding sequence ATGGCTAAAGAGGTCAAATTTTCAACCGAAGCCCGTGACGCAATGCTGCGCGGTATTGATGTGTTGGCGGATGCCGTCAAAGTCACCCTCGGCCCCAAGGGTCGCAACGTTGTCATCGATAAATCTTTTGGCGCACCACGGATCACCAAAGATGGTGTGACGGTTGCCAAAGAAATCGAACTTTCCGACAAGTTTGAAAACATGGGCGCACAAATGGTTCGTGAAGTTGCTTCACGCACCAATGACGAAGCCGGCGACGGCACCACCACAGCAACCGTTCTGGCCCAGGCCATTGTGCGTGAAGGCGTTAAATCCGTTGCTGCTGGCATGAACCCCATGGACGTGAAGCGCGGCATTGACGAAGCAGTCAAGACCGTGGTTGCCGATCTTGAAAAGCGTGCAAAGCCCATCAAGACCAACGCAGAAATTGCTCAGGTCGGAACCATTTCGTCCAATGGCGAAACCGACATCGGTGCCATGATTGCTCAGGCAATGGACCGGGTTGGCAAAGAAGGCGTTATCACCGTTGAAGAAGCCAAGGGTCTGCAGACCGAACTGGAAGTCGTTGAAGGCATGCAGTTTGATCGTGGGTATCTTTCCCCTTACTTCATCACCAATGCTGAAAAGATGATCTGTGAAATGGATGATCCCGTTATCCTGCTTCACGAATCAAAGCTTTCCAGCTTGCAGGCCATGTTGCCGCTTTTGGAAAAGGTTGTTCAGTCCGGCAAGCCGCTTCTGATCATTGCTGAAGACATCGAAGGCGAAGCCCTTGCGACCCTCGTGGTCAACAAGCTTCGTGGCGGCCTGAAGGTTGCTGCGGTTAAAGCCCCGGGCTTTGGCGATCGTCGTAAAGCCATGTTGCAGGACATTGCTATTCTGACCGGTGGTCAGGTTATCAGTGAAGACCTCGGCATCAAGCTTGAAAGTGCAACGATGGATATGCTCGGTTCTGCCAAGCGTGTTTCCATCTCCAAGGAAGAATGTGTTGTCATTGATGGCACTGGCAAGAAAAAGGCGATCCAGGATCGTTGTGGCCAGATCCGCGCACAGTCCGAAGAAACCACTTCCGATTATGATCGTGAAAAACTGCAAGAACGTCTGGCCAAGCTGGCCGGTGGTGTTGCCGTGATCAAGGTTGGTGGTGCAACGGAAATCGAAGTCAAAGAACGCAAAGATCGCGTTGATGATGCACTGAACGCCACCCGTGCGGCGGTCGAAGAAGGCGTTGTCCCAGGTGGTGGTGCCGCATTGTTGTATGCCATCAAATCCCTGGACAAGACCAAGACCCAAAATGACGACCAGCAGGTCGGCGTTGAAATCGTGCGTCGTGCCATTCAGGCACCTGCCAAGCAGATTGCTGAAAATGCCGGTGCCGATGGCGGCGTTGTTGTTGGCAAGCTCTTGGAAGCCAAGGGCGACACCAAGGGCTTCAATGCTCAAACCGGTGTTTACGAAGATCTGGTCAAGGCCGGCATCATCGATCCTAAAAAGGTTGTCCGTACTGCATTGCAGGACGCGGCGTCTGTTGCAGGTCTGTTGATCACCACCGAAGCCATGGTTGCCGATAAGCCTGAAAAGGGCGGCGCCGCCGGTGCAGCACCTGCGATGCCTGACATGGGCGGCATGGGTGGCATGGGTGGCATGGGCGGCTTCTAG
- a CDS encoding NAD(P)-dependent oxidoreductase, with amino-acid sequence MATQNFKLSFIGLGVMGGPMAGHLAKAGYDVTVYNRTASKAKAWVDEYGGSSAETPEEAGQGADIVFACVGNDDDLRDVTLGPSGAFGGLKPGAIFVDHTTASAHVARELEKAASVAGFGFLDAPVSGGEAGAINGTLTIMTGGDGAVFETAKPVMETYAQAVTLMGPAGSGQLTKMVNQICVAGVVQGLAEGLNFGARAGLDMDRVIDVISKGAASSWQMENRAKTMVQGEFDFGFAVDWMRKDLAICREEAKGNGAVLTTTEMIDGFYAEVQKMGGARWDTSSLIARLNKE; translated from the coding sequence ATGGCGACCCAGAATTTTAAATTATCCTTTATTGGCCTTGGCGTTATGGGCGGGCCCATGGCTGGCCATCTGGCAAAGGCGGGCTATGACGTGACGGTCTATAACCGCACCGCATCAAAGGCCAAAGCCTGGGTTGATGAATACGGCGGATCATCGGCCGAAACCCCCGAAGAAGCCGGGCAGGGGGCAGACATCGTGTTTGCCTGTGTCGGCAATGATGATGATCTGCGTGACGTCACCCTTGGCCCATCGGGCGCATTTGGCGGCTTAAAACCGGGTGCAATCTTTGTTGACCATACCACAGCATCGGCCCACGTGGCCCGCGAACTGGAAAAGGCGGCATCGGTTGCGGGCTTTGGCTTTCTGGATGCGCCGGTTTCAGGCGGCGAAGCAGGGGCCATCAATGGCACCCTCACCATCATGACCGGCGGCGATGGGGCCGTGTTTGAAACCGCAAAACCCGTGATGGAAACCTATGCGCAGGCTGTGACTTTAATGGGCCCGGCAGGCAGCGGACAATTGACCAAAATGGTCAACCAGATATGCGTTGCCGGGGTGGTTCAGGGATTGGCCGAAGGCCTGAACTTTGGCGCGCGCGCGGGCCTTGATATGGACCGGGTGATCGATGTGATCTCCAAAGGGGCGGCATCGTCCTGGCAAATGGAAAACCGCGCCAAAACCATGGTGCAGGGCGAGTTTGATTTCGGCTTTGCCGTCGATTGGATGCGCAAGGATTTGGCCATCTGTCGTGAAGAAGCCAAAGGCAATGGCGCAGTGCTGACCACCACAGAAATGATTGATGGTTTCTACGCCGAAGTGCAAAAAATGGGTGGCGCGCGTTGGGATACGTCCAGTTTGATTGCGCGGTTAAATAAAGAATAA